A single window of Danio rerio strain Tuebingen ecotype United States chromosome 15, GRCz12tu, whole genome shotgun sequence DNA harbors:
- the LOC110438326 gene encoding uncharacterized protein: MAATDKYTPKLLKLYRARKGAFGHEMEELLERLDERTTEIVNHRRTSALEGLPLFLREKQTNLFKKCKETEDRTKGVSVGILYVTEDDYRAASPVIQNIAVVLEEVVVLEDIPDTSSAVAYLFGLLHALNFSYPKELRYTFDTIQIVFMELGTGCTQR; this comes from the exons ATGGCAGCCACTGACAAGTACACACCAAAGCTTCTGAAATTATACAGAGCCAGAAAAGGAGCGTTTGGACATGAAATGGAAGAGCTCCTGGAAAGACTTGATGAAAGG ACAACAGAAATTGTTAATCACAGAAGGACTTCTGCTTTGGAGGGTCTGCCTTTGTTTCTTCGAGAGAAACAAACTAACCTTTTCAAGAAATGTAAA GAAACTGAAGATAGAACAAAGGGCGTATCAGTTGGCATTCTCTATGTTACGGAAGATGACTACCGGGCAGCATCACCAGTGATCCAGAACATTGCTGTTGTACTGGAAGAGGTTGTTGTTTTGGAAGACATTCCAGATACCTCAAGTGCTGTAGCATACCTCTTTGGCCTTCTTCATGCACTCAACTTTTCCTATCCCAAAGAACTCCGGTACACTTTTGACACAATTCAGATTGTTTTCATGGAGCTTGGGACTGGATGTACGCAACGTTAG